From the Sphingobium sp. RAC03 genome, the window CCCAGCACCAACGGCCCCATGCCCCCATCATGGCAAACCTCCCGCACCAGATCGGCCAGCATCCCATCACTGATCCCCATCCCACCCCCCAGAAAAAGTAGCGCTGACACCCCACCAGCAAAATCCTCCCCTGTAAGGGGAGGGGGACCACGCCCGGAGGGCGTGGTGGAGGGGTGTCACCCTATCGATAGCGTGACACCCCTCCGTCAGGGCTACGCCCTGCCACCTCCCCAGCCAGGGGAGGATCAACCCCATTCAAAGCCCGAAAAAACCTTCTCCCCAGCGGGGAGAAGGATACGCAGCCTCAGCGGCGCAGCCGCCTAGGCGAAGTTGGATGAGGGGGCTCCACCTATGGCCCCCAGCAAAATCCTCCCCTGCAAGGGGAGGGGGACCGCGCCCGGAGGGCGTGGTGGAGGGGTGTCACCCTCACGATAGGGCGACACCCCTCCGTCAGGGCTACGCCCTGCCACCTCCCATACCAGGGGAGGATCAACCTCGTTCAAAACAACACAGCCCCGCAAAAAAGCCCCTCCCCTCAAGGTTCAAACGAGGCACGTGACTCGTTTGAAGGATTGGGGTGGGGAAGTCCGACCCCCGCGCCTCGACTACGAAGCCGCAAACCGCATCAATTTGATCGCCTCGCTATTCGCCACACCCCCGCCGATCCGCTTGACCGCATAGAAATGCACGAACGGCTTGTTGCTGAACGGATCGCGCAGGATGCTCGTCTCGTTGCGCTCGGCCACGACATAGCCCGCCTGGAAATTGCCAAAGGCGATCGACAGGCTGTTGGCGCTGATGTCGGGCATATCCTCCGCCTCGACCACCGGATAGCCGAGCAACGTCGCGGGCTGCCCCGCACTCAACCCCGGCTGCCAGATGAACGCCCCGTCGCTCGTCTTCATCTTGCGGATCACCGCCAGCGTCGCCGAGTTCATCACGAAACACGCCCCCTGCCGATAGGGCGCGCGCAAACTCTGCACCAGGTCGATCAGCTTGTTCTGTGGGTCCGAGGCCGGGAAAGCCCCCGCCGCGCCCGACGCCACATATTGTAGCGACCCGAACGCGCGCACCGCGTCCGCTTCGTTCGTGGTCGTATAGGTCAGGAACCCCTTGGGCTTGTTCGTCCCATTGCCGGTGACGAAGGCCGCCCCTTCCGCCACCGCAAATTCCCGCGCAATCTCGCTCGCCAGCCAGCCCTCGACATCGAACTGCGCATCATCCAGCATCGCTTGGGATGCCGCCGGATTGGCGAACAATTCACCCGATGGCGGCACGATCTCGTTGAAGACCGGCGTCCCCGTTTCGGCCCGCGCGCCCGTTTCGCTCGCCCAGCCCGACACGATCCCGCCCGCGCTCACCAGCTTGCGATAACCCGCCGTCCCCGTCCGCACGACATTGGCAATGCTGCGGATCGGCGACAGCGCCTTGAGCGTCGTGCCGATCAACTGATCGATCTCGCGCGGCACCGCATAACCCCCGGCCGCGCCGGTAGCGCCGGAAAAGCTCTTCAGCTCCACCCCCGCTTCCAGCCCCTGCCGCACATAGCGATCGACAAAAGCACTGCGCGCCGGATCGCCAAAACTTCCTGGCGCCCCGCCCTTCACCCCATCGAGCGCCGGCCGCTGCATCGCCACCCGCAAAGCCCCCAAATCCGCCTCCAAAGCCGCAATCCGCTCCCCCTGCACCACCGCATCAAAGCTGCTCTCCAAAGCATCCGTCATGTCATTCTCCCGCTAGAAAACACAAAAAAGGGCGGCCCCGGATGGGACCGCCCTGAAATTCTCGAAAACCTTCTCCCCAGCGGGGAGAAGGATACAAAGCCTTGCCAGCTTGCTGGCTAGGCGCAGTTGGAAGATGGGGAACACACCCTCATATGGAACAATAAAATGCTAGGTGAACAGCAAAGCGCCCCTGTGCAAGATCGACGCCCGACACCCTTCAATCAAACGGATCAGGCAAAATGCCTCTATCCCGTAAACGCGCCATCCTTCACCTCCTGGTGCCTCCGCCGCCTCGACAACATCGTCGCATTCAGCGTCAATCCCATCAGGCAGGCCAATCCAATCCGCCAGCAACAAACATTCTTCCAGAAGATGAACGGAAGAACCTACCATTCCCCCCAATCCGTCCCGTGGTGGATTGGCCGTGTCGAAAACGACTTCGTTCATCGGCCTGGGCAGATAAAATCCCTCGGAATCGGAATGCATAATTAAATGTGCGAACGGGAGAGGTGCCTTCAACTTCTTCCTGAACAATCTGCCAAAAAATCCCGCTTTGGGCTTGTCCAGTTCAGAACTGTGTTCGGCGTAAAATTTCAGCAAAAGCGGATCATCGGCAAAATCTTCATAAGTGCATGGCGGTGGTAACTGGCCCTTCAACGCATGGTAGGCCGCCAGTCGGCGTACAGCGTGAAGTCCCGCATAACCCCACATCTGCGCCTCGTAGGTATCATGCTCGGCAATATCGGTGGGTTCCTCATGAAGAGACTCGCCCGATTCGGCGAGAACCGCATTAAGATCGGAAATTTGATCCAGCCCAAATGCGAAGCCATCCTTATCTTCGCGTAACGCTTGCGATAGCCACCCCACATTCAAGGCAAGAGCCATGTCATTCTCCCGTTACATGACCAGTAGACGTGCAGGCCAGTCTCCATTTTATAGCGGAGCAAAGAGCAATCGCAACGCACATGTCCTCCCGGCAGAAGGATGGGATACGGAGCATTGGCCGCAGAAAGATATCCGCTAGATAGGAATGACGAGTTCTCTTCTTCTCTGCGTCTCCGCGCGAACCAAATGAGGCCCCCTTCACTCCACCCTAATCACCCGCGCCCCCTCCTGCATCGGATGGCTCACCAAACTCACCTCCACCAGCTCCAGCGCCAGCAATTCGCGCGGCCCCAAACCGGCTCCACCGCCGCGCGCCGCCTTCACCCGATATCCGAACGAGAGCCCATCGATCGCACCCGCCCGCAGCGCCGCCGCCGCCTCGCGCCCGGCCGCCGTGCGCACCGACACCCGCCCGATCACGCGCAACCCGCGCGCATCCTCCGCCAGCCGCTCGACCGTCCCGATCACGCTGCCTGGCCCATGCTGCCACAGCAACGGCACGCCCGCCGCCACCGCGCCGCCAAACGCGCCCGCCCGCACCACATCGCCGCCCCGATCCACCCGATCGAAAATTGCCGCATAGCCCGCAAAGCGCACGTCCTGATCCATATAATCTCCGTTCGTCCTGAGTAGCCCCTGAGCGAAGTCGAAGGGGCATATCGAAGGATCGTAGCGCTCATGCTTCGATACGAGGCTTCGACACGCTCAGCCTCTACTCAGCACGAACGGGCGTGATGCTGCATCGTCACGCCCGCACCAACCCCAACAACCCCATCTTCACCGCCATCCCCAGCAGCAGCAGCGCCAGCCCGATCCGCACCACCCAGCCGATCACCGCCCCGCGCGCCGCCTTTTTCGCGTCGCGCCAGGCGCGCAGCAGTTCGCGCAATTCGCGCACATCGCCCTCGGCCCGCCGGTCGGCCAGCCCTAGCCGCTCCAGCGCCCGCCCCGCGCCCAGCTCGCTCGCCTCCTCCACCAGCGCGCGGATCATCACCATGTCCACCGCGCCCGGCACCCCCTGCGCCTGCGCCACCAACCGCGCCAGCATCTCCGCATCCGCCGTCATCTCGTCCTCCTCTTAACCCCCTCTCCCCAACGGGGAGAGGGCAGCGAGACTTGGCGGCGCAGCCGCCTTAGTCGCAGCGGGAGAGGGGGCTCGACGCCCGCCCTCCCTGGTTCCGTTCGGGCTGAGCTTGTCGAAGCCCTGCCCTTCTGCCGACACGCATGCTAATGACATCGCATGCGCGCCGCCCTCATCCTTCTAGCCCTCGCCATCAGCGCGCTATGGATATGGCGTGCAGACTGGTTCGCCATCGATAGCTGCCTCGACAGCGGCGGCCGTTGGAATGACCAAGCGCGCACCTGCGAACACTAAGCGATTCCTAGCAACGCCCGCTTCTCATCCCCACTCAGAAAATCCACCGCCACCACCCGGTCCCACAGCGCCGCCCGCTCATCGCTCAGCGCCGCCACGCCATCCAGATCCGTCTCGATCCGCAGCCCCGGCCACCATCCGGCCAGCCCCTGCCCCAACCCCGCGCCGATCTTCGCGACCAGCGGCAAGATCGTCTGCCGCCACAGCGCCTTGTTCGCCTCGCGATAATTGGCGTAACTATTGTCGCCGGGCAGCCCCATCAGCATCGGCGGCACGCCGAAGGCCAGCGCAATCTCCCGCGCAGCCGCCGCCTTCAACCCCACGAAGTCCATCTCGGCGGGCGTCAGGCTCATCGCCTGCCAACGCAAGCCGCCCTCCAGCAGCATCGGCCGCCCGGCATTGGCCGCACCCGCAAAGGCGACCTCCATCTCGCGCTTGACCCGTTCGAACTGGTCGGGCGACAGCACCGACCCATCGCCCGGCTCATAGACCATCGCCCCGCTCGGCCGCGCCGCATTGTCAAGCAGCGCCTTATTCCAGACGCTGGCCGCATTGTGGATCGCCACCGGCCCCGCCGCCGCCCCAACGCACCCCAGCCCATAATGATCGTCCAGCGGATGCAGCGCCTTCAGATGCAACACGCTCGGCCGCCCCGCGCCATCGTCGGGCGACAGCCGCGTCACGCTCTCCCCCACCCGATAGAGATAGGCCGCAGGCCACCCCCGCGCATCCGCCTCCACCGACACCCGTTCAGGCCGCAGCGCAAACAGCTCGGCGGGCATCCCATCCGCCCCCACCATCACCTGCACATAGGCATTGCCGTGCAACAACAAATGACAAGCCAGCGTCTCCACCAACCCCTGCCCCGCCGACGCGCGCGCCACCAGCGCCAACACCCGCGCCGTGTCCTCGACGCCACCAACCTTCAACGGACAGGCGCCCGCCCCTTCGGACACCAACCGCATCGCCCGCTGCGCCACCGCATTGCCCATCACCCCGCTGCGCACCTGCGCCTCATAGCTCGCCGGCCACTCCCCCAAAGCCACCGCCCCGGTCCCCCAGGCGCGCGCCAACACCGGCCGGACATCCGCAGATGCCGCCGCCTTCATCCCAAAAAATTTCATGGCTTTGTCCCCGCCCATAAAAAATCCTCTCCCCAGCGGGGAGAGGATAGCGAAGGTCAGCGGCGTGAGCCGCCTACCGTAGCTTGGAGAGGGGGCTCAACACCCCCATCATCTGAAACCTAAAAATCCTCCCCTGTAAGGGGAGGGGGACCGGCGAAGCCGGTGGAGGGGTGTCACCCTATCGAGAGGGCGACACCCCTCCGTCAGGGCTACGCCCTGCCACCTCCCCTGCCAGGGGAGGATCGCATCAGCCACACCACCCTCACCTATTCCGCGCCAACACCCGGTCGCAGGTCGAGTTCGTGCCCTCGCTCTTGCCGATCACCCGCCCGGCCAGCGCACCCGCGCCCGCGCCCAGCAGCGTCTCGCCAACCCCGCCGCCTGCCAGCAACCCGACGCCAGCGCCACCGGCCGCGCCGATCACCGTGCCCTTGTCGCGGCCCTTCTTGCCCTGCAACAGGCAATAGCGCACGTCATCGCGATCACGCGGCGCAGCCCGCGCCACCCGCGCCCGCTCCTTGCTGCTCAGCGACGCCGCCAGCACCGGCGAGGCCACCAACGTCACGCCGACCAGGGCACCCAAAATCTTGACCGTCTTCATGCCTATAACTCCGCAAATCCAGATATGTTGGACCCGAAACGGATAGAGCGGCCAGCGGGTTCCGTCATTCCATCTGCTCGTCCCGGCGCCAACTGACCATAATTCCGACCAGCAACCAGAGGATCCAGACCAACCAATAAGCCAAAAGCGGAGCCGCTTCCCACGCCAGGGGCAGGAGTCGTAAGTGAAACCCGACCCATAGGATGACCAGTCCGGCAAACAATTGAAGCGACGGGAAACAGGCATCGCCGTTCATGTGCCCCGCCATTTTCCACTTCCATCCTCCACTATGATCGCAGGCGCATACAAGGCGAAGGCAAAGCGTAGAAAAGGCCACATGAAAAGCAGCGTCATCGGAAAGGCGAGCATTTCCACGACCGGAATATAATCGTTGAAACAGTCGTCAAAGCTGCCCGTAAACTCGCGCCCGGCACAACGGACATTCCGCGCCACGCTGGGACCATAGAGAAAGGCGAAGGGGTAGCCGAGCCATAGAGGGATGCCCAGCGAAGCCAGCCAGAAGCGCAGTCGTTCGTCCATGCAAGCCCTCCCCTGCTTTCCCTCTAGCACAGGCTCACAACCCCCGCACCTGCGCCACGCCCTGCCGCCCCAGCATCAATTCGCTCAGCGCCCACACCAGCGCATCCGCCCGGTCCGGCGATCGCCCCGGCCCCTCATAGCCGCCGCCCAGCACCAGCCCGCACATCTCATCCTCCAGCTCCGGGAAAGCCCCGCGATGCGCCACCCGCCCGGCTTCGTACAAAGCCGCCACTGGCTCGGCCCGCGCCACCTTGCCCCGGCTCGCATGGACCAGCCGCACCGGCAGCGCCTCCTCCGCCGCGCGCAGCACGCTGGTCACCATCGCGCCGCCATTATTCGCCTCGGCCACCACCTTGTCCGCGCCATGCACCAGCGCCGCCGCCGCCGCCGCGCGCGCCCAGACTTCGGGCGAGCAGCCCTCGACACTCGCGTCCGCGATCACATAGCCGCGCCCGTCCCGGCCGAGGCCCACCACCACGATCCCGCACGCATCGCCATGCGCGGACGCGGGCGGATCGACCGCCACCACCACCCGCGTCAGCAGCGCCGCGTCGCCCGCGCCGCCCGGCACATGCGCCACCCGGCACCGCTCGATCAGGTCGCGGCTCCACAAAGCCCCCGCCACCTCCTCGATCAATTCGCCGTCCAATTCCTGCCGCCCCAGCCGCGTGCCGCCATAGCTGCGCGTCATCGCCGCGATGAAGCCATCGGCCAGGTTGGCTTTATTCTCCACCGTCCGCCCGCGCGTCACCACTACATCGCCATCCGCCACCAGCCGCCGCACCAGCGCCACCGGCCGCGGCGTCGTCGTCGCCATCACCCGTGGCGCACTGCCCAGCCGCATCGTCATCATCAGATTATCCCAGGCGCTTTCCGCAAAAGGCCATTTGGCGATCTCGTCGGCCCAGCCATGGCTGAACTGCGGCCCGCGCAAACTCTCCGGCTCCGCCGCCCCGAACAGGGTCGCCACCGCGCCATTGGGCCAGATCAGCTTGCGCAGCGCCGGCGCAAAGACCGGGCGGCACCACCAGGGCGCAATCGCCAGCAGGCCCGACGCGCCTTCCACCATCACCCGCCGCGCCTCGCCCAGCGTCGCGCCCACCAGCGCGATCCGCGCGCCCGGATCAGCCTCGGCAATCCCGCGCACCCATTCCGCCCCGGCCCGCGTCTTGCCAAAGCCGCGCCCCGCCATCATCAGCCAGATGCGCCAGTCGCCCGGCGGTGCTACCTGCCCCGGCCGCGCCACCGCACCCCAATCATGCGCCAGCGCCTCGCTCGCCACCGGCCCCAGCGACCGCAACAGCCGGTCGCGCTCGCCCGGCCGCTCGGCCAGCCATTCGATATGCGAACTCTGCATCGCCCTCCCCTTATCGGGGCGGCGACACCGCCCCTATTTGCGCGGGGCCATGCCCCCGAACGTCACGATGCTCGCCGCGCCACCCTTGCCGATCGCCGCCACGCCGATGAAATGATCATCGACCACCACATCCTTCAGCACCGTCTCGGTCGCGCCGGTCACGACCCGGCTGTCCGCCCAATCCTGCGCATCGGCCCGCCGCCAAAACACCTTGTACGCGCTCGCCCCCGGCACTGCGTCCCAGAACACCCGCGTATCCATCGACAGCGCGCCATCAAGCGACACGACCGCAGGCGCAGCCGGCGCGTTCGCCAGCGTCCGCAACGCCGCGACATTGAGCGCCGTCACCTTCGCCAGATAGGGAAAGTCCATCCCCTTGACGGTATCGCCATAATCCCGGCCACCCTCGACGCGCAGATCCTGATGTTGCCGGTCGTAATTTTCGATCCCCACCGAAAAGCGCACGGCGGGATAGCCCGCCTCCAGCAGCGGCGTATGATCGCCACCGCGCCCGAAGCGATCGGGCCGCCGCACCGCGAACACGTCCAGCCCGATCTGCGGATTGGCCTCGGCAATGTCATCGATCGCCTTGGCCAGCGCCCGCGACGGCCCATCATCCTCGCCACCGATGCCCCGCCGCGTCAGCCCCGCCTTGGCATCCTCGGCCGACCGTATCCCTTCGGAAAACACCCGCACCCGGTCAGAAACGATCCGGCCATTCTGCCCGGTCGTGTTGCCGACAATATCGTTGTTCAGCATCGCCCGTACCTGCCAGCCGCGCGCCTTGGCGGCGTTCGCCAGCAGCTTGCCGCCCAACAAACCCTGCTCCTCACCCGACAGCAAAGCGTAAACGATCGTCCCGTCGAACTTCTCTCCGGCAAGCACCCGCGCCGCTTCCATCACCAGCGCGCTACCCGACCCATTATCATTCGCGCCCGGCGCATCGCTGGTAAAGTCCATCACATCGCTGACCCGGCTGTCGATATGCGCGGCGATGATCACCACCTGATTCGGATCACCCGTCCCAGTCTGGATCGCCAGCACATCCACCACATCCGCGCCATTGGGCACCCGCGGCCCGGTAAAGCGCTCCGACACGCTCTCGACCTTCAAACACCCGCCGCACGTCTTGCCGATCGCGGCAAACTCCTTCGCCGCCCAAGCCCGCGCCGCCCCAATCCCCCGCTTGGGGTCGCTCGCCGACGAAAGCGTATGCCGCGTCCCGAAACTCACCAGTTTCTCGACCGTCGCCTTGAGCCGCGCCGGATCAGGCGCCTGGGTCTGCGCGATGGCAGGAGTGGAAAGCGCCGAAGCAGCAACGAGCAAAGTCAGGATTTTCATGAACGCCACCCTATCGCCTGTTACACGCCTGTAAAGCCGTCTTCCCCGTCCATCTAAAGCCCTCTCCCGCGAAGGACGGGAGAGGGCTAGCAATGCCTCCCCTCCCGCTGGCGGGAGGGGCCGGGGGTGGGCCTGCGCAACCCCCGCAAATCGTTCCCAACTATCCCTTTCAGTGTGATCCCCCATTTCCCACTTGACGACCCGCCCTGCCGCATCACAACTGCCCCGTCCGGCTCGCACGAGCCGGACCATTTGGGGGGATCATCAATGAACATCGTTACAGGCGCCGTCACCGGCGTCATTGCCTGCCTGTGCGCGACCACCGCCATGGCGCAGGTCACCACCATGCCTGCCGCGCCCGTCGCCACCATCATCGCCTCGCCCGGCGGCAATGTCCTGCGCGCCGGCACGCAGATCGCGCTGCGCACTGCCGAACCGCTGACGACCGAAGGCAAATTGCTGCGCATCGGTCAGCGCGTCCAGCTCGAAGTCGCCGAAGCCGTGCTGCTCAACAACCAGGTCATCATTCCCGCGGGCAGTCCCGCCGTCGGCGAGATTACCGAGGTCCGCAACAAGGGCATGTGGGGCAAATCGGGCCGCATCAACGCACGCGTCCTCTACGTCCGCGCCAACGGCACCCAGATCCGCCTGACCGGCCAGTTCGATGACAAGGGCAAGGCCGGCACTGCCGGCGTCGTCGCCGCCATCGCCTTCATCCCGATCGCGGGCTTCGTCACCACCGGCACCAGCGCCAAAATCCCGCTCGGCGCGCCCGTCACCGGCTTTCTCGACGAAGACATCAGTGTAGCCTTCGCCCCGGCCCAGCCGACCACCATCGCCGTGCCCGCGCCCCAGCCGGTCCAGGCCGCGCCCGCCGCCCCGGCAACCCCGCCCAAGCCGACAACCGCCGCGCTGGTCGACCCATCGCTGGAAATAAAGCCCCGCTAACCCCCTTCCCTTTAAGCCCTCTCCCGCTCTTCGCGGGAGAGGGTTGGGTGAGGGGCTTCCTTCCTTCTTTCTTTTGCAACACCCCACCCCCGGACAACTACCTAACGACCACCCCGCCGCCCCGGCCCATAATCGCGTCAACCATCCCCATCAGGAGACGACGCATGAGCGAACATGGCCAGGATCTGCACAGCCTCTTCCCGCAAGCCACCGACCGGCTGCACGACCTCAAACTCAACGACGCGCATTTCCGCACGCTGGCGGATCGCTATCACGCCCTGCTCGGTGAAATCACCCCGATCGAGGACGGCACCGCCCCCGCCTCGGACGAGCGGCTGGAGGATCTCAAGAAACAGCGCCTCGCCCTGCTCGACCAGATCGGCACGCTGATCGCCGCCGAACCCGCCTGACACCGCATGGCGGCGGCCCCCCTCACGTCCCCGTCGCCGCCCGCTTGCGCGCAATCTCGTCCATCGCGCGGCGCAGGCGCGCCACCGCGTCGGGGCTGTCGGGCCGCTGCACCCCCGCCGCCGCGCGATAGGCCGCCACCTTGTCGCGATGCCGGATCAACAGTTGCAGCGCCAGTTTCAGGTCGCGCCCGCGCTTGACCTTGCGGCTCTTCACCGCGCCCTCGCCATCCAGCACGATCTCCTCGCTCTCGCTGCCGAACAACACTTCGCGCATCAGCATCGCCTCGATCTCGGCATAGCCGATGTCGATCGCCCGGTCCCAGTCGGCGGCAAAGCGCGCGTCGCGCTGCCGCCGTTCATAGGCGCCCGCGCGCCGCACGCCCGCAACCCGCGCCGCCTCGCTGACGTTGCAGGTCGTGGACAGCACCTCCAGAAACTCCACTTCCTGCGCCCTGGTCCAGCTATCCTTGCGCGCCTTGCGCTGTTGCGCGCGCGTGCCGTCCGCCACCGCCTGCCGCCCCGGCCGCAGTTCCACCCCCGCACCGTCCGCCATCCGAGCCCCCCGCAACGCAAAAAGGGCCGATCCTCCCGGATCAGCCCTTTGGTTCGCCGCGTCATCCGCGACTCACATTTTTCCACTATGCCGATATATGCCAGAACAGCGTGACGATGTCAAGCATAATGTTCCAGATAGGTTATTTCTCCAGCATCGCCTGGATCGTCGGCGCTTCCAGTTCCATCGCCGCGGCCACGCTCGGCCGCGCCTTCACCCTGTCCAGCCACGCCGCCACCTTGGGCCAGCGCGCCGTATCCAGCGCGTCGGACACATAGCCGATATTGATCAACGGACAGCCCGCCGCCAGATCCGCCAGCGTGAAGCGATCCTCCACCAGCCAGCCGCTTTCCGGCAACACACCCTCCAGATAATCATAGAGTCCCGGCAGTTCCTCGGCCTCCGCCTTGTCCGCCGCCGCCAGGTCCGGCTCGCGCTTCACCAACTTTGCCACCGCCCGGTTGAAGAACATCTTGGCCCCCACCGGCTGCACCACCGTATCGCCAAATTCCTCATACCATATCGTCCGCGCCCGCGCCTTGGGTTCGGCCGGGATCATCTCCGTGCCGGGGCGCAACGCATCCATATAGGTTATGATCGCGGTCGAATCGCACAGCAGAAAGTCGCCATCCTCCAACGCCGGTATCTTGCCGAAGGGCGACCCGTTCAGATAGCCATCGCCCCCGCGCCCGAACCCGGCCGCCTGCACCTCGACCTCGATGCCCTTCTCGGCGGCAAAGGCGATCACCTTGCGCACGAAGGGCGATGGCCGCGACCCGTGGATAATCATGCAAACGGCTCCTTTGGTTCGACTCACTGCGCCGAACCATGACAGATCAGTAGCAGATCGCAACCCTCATGCCGCCTGGGAAACGTCCGCCACGAACGGCGCGATCACCGCCATCACCCGTGCCACCGTCTCCGCCTTTTCGCCCACCGGCGCGACATAGTCGATCACGCTGCGCGCCGCCTCGCCCCCCGCCCCGCGCGCGATCGCCCAGGCCGCCAGATAATGCGCCGCCATGCACCCGCCCGCGCTCGCCACATTGCCGCGCGCCACGAACGGCGCCTCCAGCACGCGCAGCCCCGCCGCGATCGCCATCGGCTGGCTCGTCCGGTCGGTGCAGACCGGCATGTCACCGACCAGCCCCAGCGCCCCCAATATCAGCGCGCCCGAACATTGCGACCCGATCAATTGCCGCGCGGGGTCCAGCCTTATGCGCGCCATCAACGCCGCATCATTGGCCACCTCCAACCGCCGCGCCCCGCTGCCCACCAGCACCACATCCGCCTGCGCCGCCCATTCCAGCGGCTGCTGCGTGCGTACCTCAACCCCGTTCATCGACGTGACTATGGCATCCGGCGCACAAATCTCCGCCCGCCACCCCTTCACCCGGTTCAGCAACGCCAGCGCCACGAAACTGTCCAGTTCATTGAACCCATCAAACGTCAAAACCGCAACCCGCATCAGATCCTCCTGTCGATCCAACGCCCCTACCCCATCGCCAACCACCCCGCCCGATCCGATCCCCAGACATTGGCCCGCAAAACCTTCTCCCCGGCGGGGAGAAGGATACGAAGCCTTATCCCCGCGAAGTCCGGGATTAGGCGAAGTTGGAAGAGGGGGCTCAACGCCAGCCGCCAACCGCCTACCATCAACCTTTACCCCCAACCATATGAACCATATACGATCCATATACGCTTCATATAGCAGGACACCCCATGGGCATCGTAAAAATCGCCGACGACCTCCACGAACAAGCCCGCCGCGCCAGCGTGCCCATGTGCCGCTCCATCAATGCGCAGGCAGAATATTGGATGAAGATCGGCATGTTGGCCGAAGCCAATCCCACCCTCTCCTTCAATGACATCGTCCGCCAGCAATATGCCGCCGCCAATGTCGAACTGGCGCAACGGGCCGCCGCCTGAGATGGTCAAAACCCCCGACGAACTGGCGCTGATGCGGCATTCGGGCCAACTGCTCGCCGCCGTTTTCACCATGCTCGACCGCCAGCCACTCGCGGGCCTCTCAACCATGGCCGTCAACGATCTGGTCGACCGCTATATCACCATGGACCTCGCCGCCCGCCCGGCGAGCAAAGGGCAGTACGGCTTCCAATATGTACTGAACTGCTCGATCAACCATGTCGTTTGCCATGGCGTGCCCGATGCCGACACCATCATCCGCGACGGCGACATCATCAATCTCGACATCACATTGGAAAAAAACGGCTTTATCGCCGATTCCAGCAAAACCTACCTCGTCGGCGACGTCGCCCCCGCCGCCCGCCGCCTCGTCCGCGTCACGCAGGAAGCGCTATGGCAGGGCATTGCCAAGGTCCGCCCCGGCGCGCATCTGGGCGACATCGGCTTTGCGATCGAGCGCCATGCCAAACGCAACGGCTATAGCGTCGTGCGCGACTATTGCGGCCACGGCATCGGCCGCGAA encodes:
- the map gene encoding type I methionyl aminopeptidase gives rise to the protein MVKTPDELALMRHSGQLLAAVFTMLDRQPLAGLSTMAVNDLVDRYITMDLAARPASKGQYGFQYVLNCSINHVVCHGVPDADTIIRDGDIINLDITLEKNGFIADSSKTYLVGDVAPAARRLVRVTQEALWQGIAKVRPGAHLGDIGFAIERHAKRNGYSVVRDYCGHGIGREMHEDPQVLHFGRPGTGLRLREGMVFTIEPMLNQGSRKVSTQDDGWTVTTNDGKLSAQFEHTVAVTRTGVEVLTLRPDETPLSARRV
- a CDS encoding ParD-like family protein — encoded protein: MGIVKIADDLHEQARRASVPMCRSINAQAEYWMKIGMLAEANPTLSFNDIVRQQYAAANVELAQRAAA
- a CDS encoding DJ-1/PfpI family protein, producing the protein MRVAVLTFDGFNELDSFVALALLNRVKGWRAEICAPDAIVTSMNGVEVRTQQPLEWAAQADVVLVGSGARRLEVANDAALMARIRLDPARQLIGSQCSGALILGALGLVGDMPVCTDRTSQPMAIAAGLRVLEAPFVARGNVASAGGCMAAHYLAAWAIARGAGGEAARSVIDYVAPVGEKAETVARVMAVIAPFVADVSQAA